A genomic segment from Leptolyngbyaceae cyanobacterium encodes:
- a CDS encoding HD domain-containing protein — MQSYAQTNIQLLNQLQREGYSKEDLISISNTYDLAMKLFTGCYRPSGKTFIAHVVGTASILASLHVSAKIVAAGLIHSIYAHGDFGSWGKGISNAKRKQVRSVVGEEIEEYVCRYAAWKWNAQNILAIRDRLDKLDRIDRDVLLIRLADQLEDNLDLSIIYCPNCKSRQKFFQEMGSIMIEMSQKIGFPTLAAELEAAFQETLLAKTHRELSKQGKEEYSFSIAPKSYRRKLSVAVYQQFTLSLNYFRSTLLRVNRKLRSLYHF; from the coding sequence ATGCAATCTTACGCACAAACTAACATCCAACTTTTAAATCAGCTACAACGTGAGGGTTACTCCAAAGAAGACCTTATTAGCATTAGCAATACTTACGATTTGGCAATGAAACTGTTTACAGGTTGCTATCGACCCTCTGGCAAAACTTTTATTGCTCATGTCGTAGGTACAGCTAGTATTCTAGCTTCACTTCACGTTTCTGCAAAAATAGTAGCTGCGGGTCTGATCCATTCTATATATGCTCACGGTGATTTTGGCAGTTGGGGAAAGGGCATCTCGAATGCCAAGCGCAAACAAGTAAGGTCTGTTGTAGGTGAAGAAATTGAAGAGTATGTATGCAGATATGCAGCCTGGAAATGGAATGCACAAAATATTCTAGCCATTCGCGATCGCCTTGACAAACTCGATCGGATCGATCGCGATGTTCTTTTAATTCGCCTAGCCGATCAACTAGAAGATAACCTAGACTTGAGTATTATATATTGCCCGAATTGCAAGAGTCGTCAGAAATTCTTTCAAGAGATGGGTTCTATTATGATAGAAATGAGTCAAAAAATTGGCTTCCCCACTTTGGCTGCTGAACTAGAAGCAGCATTTCAAGAAACTCTTTTAGCTAAAACTCATCGAGAACTCAGCAAACAAGGCAAAGAAGAATATTCGTTCTCGATCGCACCTAAGTCTTATCGTCGCAAATTATCAGTGGCGGTTTATCAGCAATTTACTCTTAGTCTGAATTATTTTCGCTCAACTCTGCTGCGCGTCAATCGTAAATTGCGTTCATTATATCATTTCTAA